A genomic region of Castor canadensis chromosome 16, mCasCan1.hap1v2, whole genome shotgun sequence contains the following coding sequences:
- the Znf567 gene encoding zinc finger protein 567 isoform X3 produces the protein MDVMLENYRHFISVGCDMTKPDVILKLERGEEPWTSLAGHACLEENWKAEDFLMKLKEHQDKSSRSVVWINHKKLIKEKSNVYEKTFILVRKPTNSKAYDTRGNILENVSEFIISNLNPARKRLNEYNGCGKSFLITREETVHPEVRSHSQSDRAFSHNDVLMQYQKMVTTAQSFGYNDYEKSFLKKGDLNTHNRVYRGESPSVYNKKRRATNIEKKHTCTECGKSFCRKSVLILHQGIHTEEKPYQCHQCGNAFRRKSYLIDHQRTHTGEKPFACNECGKSFRLKTALTDHQRTHTGEKSYECPQCRNAFRLKSHLIRHQRTHTGEKPYECNDCGKSFRQKTTLSLHQRIHTGEKPYICKECGKSFHQKANLTVHQRTHTGEKPYVCNECGKSFSQKTTLALHEKTHNEEKPYICNECGKSFRQKTTLVAHQRTHTGEKSYECPHCGKAFRMKSYLIDHHRTHTGEKPYECNECGKSFSQKTNLNLHQRIHTGEKPYICNECGKSFRQKATLTVHQKIHTGQKSYECPQCGKAFSRKSYLIHHQRTHTGEKPYKCNECGKCFRQKTNLIVHQRTHTGEKPYVCNECGKSFSYKRNLIVHQKTHKGENMEME, from the coding sequence AAGAAAACTGGAAAGCTGAagactttttaatgaaattaaaggaACACCAAGATAAAAGTTCTAGATCAGTTGTATGGATTAACCACAAAAAACTGATAAAGGAGAAGAGTAATGTATATGAAAAGACATTTATTCTAGTGAGAAAACCAACTAATTCAAAAGCATATGACACTCGtggaaacattttggaaaatgtttcaGAATTCATCATCAGTAATCTAAATCCTGCAAGAAAGAGACTTAATGAGTATAATGGATGTGGGAAATCATTCCTTATTACTAGAGAAGAAACAGTTCATCCAGAAGTCAGATCCCATAGTCAGAGTGACAGGGCCTTCAGTCATAATGATGTGCTTATGCAGTATCAGAAGATGGTGACAACAGCACAGTCATTTGGATATAATGACTATGAGAAATCATTCCTTAAAAAGGGAGACTTAAACACACATAATAGAGTTTACAGAGGGGAAAGCCCATCTGtatataataaaaagagaagagcAACCAACATTGAAAAAAAACATACATGCACTGAATGTGGGAAATCCTTCTGCAGGAAGTCTGTATTGATTCTGCATCAAGGAATTCACACAGAGGAAAAGCCCTACCAGTGTCATCAGTGTGGAAATGCATTTAGAAGGAAATCATATCTCATTGACCATCAGAGAACTCACACAGGGGAGAAACCCTTTGCCTGTAATGAATGTGGTAAGTCCTTCCGCCTAAAGACAGCCCTCACTGACCatcagagaacacacacaggggAAAAGTCATATGAATGCCCACAGTGCAGAAATGCCTTCAGATTGAAGTCACACCTCATTCGTCATCAGAGAACTCACACGGGAGAGAAACCATATGAATGTAATGATTGTGGGAAGTCCTTCCGCCAAAAGACAACACTCTCTCTCCATCAGAGAATTCATACAGGGGAGAAACCTTATATTtgtaaggaatgtgggaagtCCTTTCACCAGAAGGCAAACCTTACTGTACATCAAAGGACTCACACAGGGGAGAAGCCCTATGTTTGTAATGAATGTGGGAAATCCTTCTCTCAGAAGACAACTCTTGCTCTTCATGAGAAAACTCATAATGAGGAGAAACCCTATATTTGTAATGAATGTGGAAAATCCTTCCGCCAGAAGACAACACTTGTGGCACATCAGAGAACACATACAGGGGAGAAGTCTTATGAATGCCCTCACTGTGGGAAGGCCTTTAGAATGAAGTCATACCTCATTGATCATCACAGAACTCACACAGGAGAAAAACCATATGAATGTAATGAATGTGGGAAATCATTCAGTCAAAAGACAAATCTTAACCTACACCAGAGAATTCATACAGGAGAGAAACCCTACATTTGTAATGAATGTGGGAAGTCCTTTCGCCAGAAAGCAACCCTCACTGTACACCAGAAAATACATACAGGGCAGAAATCCTACGAATGTCCTCAGTGTGGGAAAGCATTTAGCAGGAAGTCATATCTCATTCATCATCAAAGAACTCATACAGGAGAAAAACCATATAAGTGTAATGAATGTGGAAAGTGCTTCCGCCAGAAAACAAACCTCATTGTACATCAAAGAACTCACACAGGTGAGAAACCCTATGTTTGTAATGAGTGTGGTAAGTCCTTCAGTTATAAGAGAAACCTCATTGTCCATCAAAAAACTCATAAGGGAGAAAATATGGaaatggaataa
- the Znf567 gene encoding zinc finger protein 567 isoform X4, with product MDITCRSCLLRKSVLILHQGIHTEEKPYQCHQCGNAFRRKSYLIDHQRTHTGEKPFACNECGKSFRLKTALTDHQRTHTGEKSYECPQCRNAFRLKSHLIRHQRTHTGEKPYECNDCGKSFRQKTTLSLHQRIHTGEKPYICKECGKSFHQKANLTVHQRTHTGEKPYVCNECGKSFSQKTTLALHEKTHNEEKPYICNECGKSFRQKTTLVAHQRTHTGEKSYECPHCGKAFRMKSYLIDHHRTHTGEKPYECNECGKSFSQKTNLNLHQRIHTGEKPYICNECGKSFRQKATLTVHQKIHTGQKSYECPQCGKAFSRKSYLIHHQRTHTGEKPYKCNECGKCFRQKTNLIVHQRTHTGEKPYVCNECGKSFSYKRNLIVHQKTHKGENMEME from the coding sequence GAAGTCTGTATTGATTCTGCATCAAGGAATTCACACAGAGGAAAAGCCCTACCAGTGTCATCAGTGTGGAAATGCATTTAGAAGGAAATCATATCTCATTGACCATCAGAGAACTCACACAGGGGAGAAACCCTTTGCCTGTAATGAATGTGGTAAGTCCTTCCGCCTAAAGACAGCCCTCACTGACCatcagagaacacacacaggggAAAAGTCATATGAATGCCCACAGTGCAGAAATGCCTTCAGATTGAAGTCACACCTCATTCGTCATCAGAGAACTCACACGGGAGAGAAACCATATGAATGTAATGATTGTGGGAAGTCCTTCCGCCAAAAGACAACACTCTCTCTCCATCAGAGAATTCATACAGGGGAGAAACCTTATATTtgtaaggaatgtgggaagtCCTTTCACCAGAAGGCAAACCTTACTGTACATCAAAGGACTCACACAGGGGAGAAGCCCTATGTTTGTAATGAATGTGGGAAATCCTTCTCTCAGAAGACAACTCTTGCTCTTCATGAGAAAACTCATAATGAGGAGAAACCCTATATTTGTAATGAATGTGGAAAATCCTTCCGCCAGAAGACAACACTTGTGGCACATCAGAGAACACATACAGGGGAGAAGTCTTATGAATGCCCTCACTGTGGGAAGGCCTTTAGAATGAAGTCATACCTCATTGATCATCACAGAACTCACACAGGAGAAAAACCATATGAATGTAATGAATGTGGGAAATCATTCAGTCAAAAGACAAATCTTAACCTACACCAGAGAATTCATACAGGAGAGAAACCCTACATTTGTAATGAATGTGGGAAGTCCTTTCGCCAGAAAGCAACCCTCACTGTACACCAGAAAATACATACAGGGCAGAAATCCTACGAATGTCCTCAGTGTGGGAAAGCATTTAGCAGGAAGTCATATCTCATTCATCATCAAAGAACTCATACAGGAGAAAAACCATATAAGTGTAATGAATGTGGAAAGTGCTTCCGCCAGAAAACAAACCTCATTGTACATCAAAGAACTCACACAGGTGAGAAACCCTATGTTTGTAATGAGTGTGGTAAGTCCTTCAGTTATAAGAGAAACCTCATTGTCCATCAAAAAACTCATAAGGGAGAAAATATGGaaatggaataa